Genomic window (Flavobacterium oreochromis):
TGAATCCTTAATTTTAGCGCATAACGAAGATTAATAATTTAATTCAAGTAAACGTTTTCCATCTTCTAATGTGGATATATTAACAACGGTATGGTTTTCAGGGATTAAATCTGAGATTTTTTCAGCCCATTCGATAAAACACCAATGTCCAGAATAAAGGTATTCATCTATTCCCATATCCAAAGCTTCCGTTTGTGATTTTAGGCGATACACATCAAAATGATATATAATTTGATTATTATTAGCTTCATATTCATTTACTAAACTAAAAGTAGGGCTGCTGGTTGCATCTTTTACACCCAGTACTTTGCACAAAGTTTTAATAAAGGTGGTTTTTCCAGCACCCATTTCGCCATTAAAAAGAATAATCTTTTCAGGATTAGTTGCTAAAACCTGAGTTGCTATGTTTTCTATATTTTCTAAGGAGTATTCAAATTTCATTATTTTAGATTTCAAATTGTAAAAATAATTATAAGTCTTTGAATTCAGAAAAAGTTCATAAATCATTTTGCATGAAATAAAAACATATTCTAAAACAACTATACCTTTTTTATTTTTTAGGGCTAAATACTAAAAAGGAACAATCATTTCTTCCAAAGAAATTCCTCCATGTTGATAAGTGTTTCTGTAATAGCTGGCATAATGGTTATAATTATTAATATAAGCTAAAAAGTGATCATTTTTTGCAAAGATAAAAGAGCTTGTCATGTTAATAGCAGGTAGCCCTATTTTTTTAGGGTCTTTAATTGCATAAACATCTTTAGCTTCATAAGTAAGACTTCTTCCCGTTTTGTAGCGTAAATTTAGACTCGTGTTTTTATCGCCAATAACCTGTGAAGGGTTTTTAACATTAATAGTGCCGTGATCCGTTGTGAGTATTAACTTAAAGCCAAGACGTTGTGCTTGTTGAATAATTTCTAATAAAGGTGAATTTTTAAACCAACTCAAAGTTAATGAGCGATAAGCTTTATCGTCAGAGGCTAGTTCTTTTACTACATCCATATCTGTTTTTGCATGTGACAACATATCTACAAAATTGTATACTATAGCAACTAGTTTTTTATCTTTTAATCCTTTGAAATTTTCAGCTAGTTTTTTTCCATTCGTAAAATTTGTAACTTTAAAATATTCATGTGATATATTTAGTCGAAGGCGTTTCAGTTGCTCGGCTAAAAATTCAGCTTCAAATAAATTTTTCCCTCCTTCATCTACATCATTTTTCCAATATTGTGGATACATTTTTTCCATTTCCAGAGGTAATAAACCTGAAAAAAGAGCATTTCGAGCATATTGGGTTGCAGTAGGAAGTAATGCAAAATAAGGAGTTTCTGTTTCTAATTTGTAATGATTTCCTACAACAGTTTCAAAAGCCTTCCATTGATCATAGCGTAAATTATCAATTACTACAAAAAGTACATTTTCTTCTTTTCTTAATTCAGGAATGACTAATTTTCTAAATACTTCGTGCGAAAGGATAGGACGATCGTTGGTTTGTGTAAACCAATTTTCATAATTTTTTTCGATGAATTTTCCAAATTGAGAATTAGCCTCTACTTTTTGGGATTCTAAAATTTGAAACATATTTTGATCATCAATATTTTCTAGTTCCATTTCCCAGAACATAAGTTTTTGTATAGATCTACCCATTCTTCGTAGGTATTTACCATTGCCATATCCATGGCTATTTTACGGAATTCTTTTTGATAATCTAATGTCGTTTTTTCAGAAATCAAACGTGAATGATCTAAATTCTTTTTTAAGCTTAAAAGAATTTGATTAGGATTAACAGGTTTTATTAAATAATCAGCAATTTTAGAACCAATAGCCTCTTCCATTAAGTACTCTTCTTCACTTTTAGTGATCATGATAATAGGAATAGCTTGTTTTTTCTCTTTCATTTCAGCTAAAACCTCAAGCCCTGTCATTCCAGGCATATTCTCGTCTAAGAAAATAATGTCGAAATTTTCTTCTTGAAAAAGATCTAAAGCATCTCTTCCATTATTACAAGTTGTAACTTGGTAATTTTTCTTTTCTAAAAATAAAATATGTGGTTTTAGTAAGCTTATTTCGTCATCAACCCAAAGTATTTTCATGGTTTGCTTTTTTGTATTATATAATAATTATTTGATTTTCTAACTGCAGAATAAATGCAATTTACTATATTAAAAACTATCGTTTCTTAAAAATAGTATAAAAAATAGTATTTTTTTACATTTAAAATATATTTGATCCCTAAACATATTAGAAATAAAATGAAAATGAATAAACTATCTATTTTACTATTCAGTATTTTAGTTCTTGCAGGAAGTTGTAAAAAAGAAGTGAAAAATCACAATGCTCCCGATGTTTTAGTAACAAATAGGGATACTACGGCTAATTTATCAGATGATTTTTTTCAGTATGCTAATGGTAGTTGGTTTAAAAAAATCCAATTCCAGCATCAGAAAGAAGTAATGGAATTTTTAGAACAATTCAAGATACTATTAATAATCAAATCAAAAAGATTTGTGAAAAATCAGCTGTAGAAGATGCTGAAAAAGGTAGTAATAAGCAAAAAATAGGTGATTTTTACGCATCTGGGATGGATACTTTAACCATAAATAAGTTAGGTATAGATCCTCTGAAAAAGAATTTCTTAAAATACAAAACATAAAAGATTTACCCTCATTAGTAGAACAAACTGCTTATATGCACACCATAGGAGCAGATCCCGCTTTTAGTTTTTATGTAGCGCAAGATGATAAAAATAGTGCTAAATATGCGCTTTTTTTTAATCAAGGAGGTTTGGGGATGAGAAATAGAGATTATTATTTTAATACAGACAAGGAAACGGTAGAAATACGTAAAGCGTATGAAAAACATTTGGAAAAAATGTTTGTATTAATTGGAGATAAAAAAACAGCTTTAAATAATGCTCAGATAGTTATGAGACTTGAATTAGAGCTAGCTAAAAACTCAAGAAGACTAGAAGCTCTTAGAGATCCTATAGCTAATTATAATAAAATGGCTTTAGGTAAGTTTAAAGAATTAGTGCCTAATCTAATGATTGATAAAATTTTAGGACAATTAAAAATTAAAAAAGCTGATTCTG
Coding sequences:
- a CDS encoding M13 family metallopeptidase N-terminal domain-containing protein; its protein translation is MHTIGADPAFSFYVAQDDKNSAKYALFFNQGGLGMRNRDYYFNTDKETVEIRKAYEKHLEKMFVLIGDKKTALNNAQIVMRLELELAKNSRRLEALRDPIANYNKMALGKFKELVPNLMIDKILGQLKIKKADSVIVGQPEFYKALNTIAKKYTIEEWKIYLKWNLVNSYATYLNDRIEKEHFHFYSTIMSGVKEQKPRWKRVVEQTDESLGELIGQVYVEEYLPKGTKEKLLEIGNAIREVYADRIKK
- a CDS encoding M13 family metallopeptidase, with amino-acid sequence MNNQIKKICEKSAVEDAEKGSNKQKIGDFYASGMDTLTINKLGIDPLKKNFLKYKT
- the tsaE gene encoding tRNA (adenosine(37)-N6)-threonylcarbamoyltransferase complex ATPase subunit type 1 TsaE → MKFEYSLENIENIATQVLATNPEKIILFNGEMGAGKTTFIKTLCKVLGVKDATSSPTFSLVNEYEANNNQIIYHFDVYRLKSQTEALDMGIDEYLYSGHWCFIEWAEKISDLIPENHTVVNISTLEDGKRLLELNY